In Magnetofaba australis IT-1, the sequence GATGCGCACGACATCGCCCAGATCAGCGGCCAGCGCCCCGGCTTGGGTGCGAAATGTCCACTTGTGGCGCGCGGATTGGTTCTGAGTCAGGCGGCGAGACGCTTCGGTTGACGCATCCGCCTCGTCGGCCAACAGCGCCGGAATCTGATCGGGATCAGAAGCCAATGACCATTGCGTTTGAATGGCGGCATCAGAGGCAGAGGCGGTGCTATACTCCTGGGAGAAAGCAGCACGGGCCTCGGCAGACACCGACCCCGCCAAGCCATCGGCGTCCTGAACCGTCCAGTGACGATGGTAGCCCAGCCGGATTCGCCATGGGGGCGCATCCAGGGGCTCATGACGCGGGATCTCGGCATGCAGGTCATCCGGGCCCAGGTCCAGCACGGGATCGCCCGGCGTTGAAAGATCCGGCATGCGACCCACGGTAAACTTGCCCAAGCGCGTAAAGCCCCACCATGCGCCGACGCTGGCAGCCACTTCCTGGATGGCATCGACCAGATTGCGACGCTGCCGAATGTAGAGCCCGAGGGGCTGCGGGCAGAGCGTGTTGAGAGCAGCGAAGGCGTCGGCATCCAAGTCTCCGGATGTCAGAGCCTCGCGCGTCACCAACGCTTCAATGATGTCGGCAGCGGTCTGTGTAGTTGATACAGCGTCAACAGTGATCTGCCCCGCTGGTTCAGAGACCAGCGTGATGGCGCCGTTAGCCAGATCGACGCTGTAATCTGTCACCGCCGTCAGCAAAACGCCGTTGTCGCGCACAGCATCCACCGACTGCAACGCGCCGTCGTGGAGTTGATAAACACGCACAGTGGCATCGATGAGCACCGGGCTGGTGTTATAAACTCTCCCGTAAAGGAGAGGTTTCGGGTTGTCCGTTTCTGGGCCACTGGTGAGTAGATTGGACTGCACAGGCCGATCCAGTGTCGCGCCGTGGTCATGAACCTCCAGACGCAGCGCCGCGCCAGCGTAGCTCAAGCGTCCGCCAACGCCGGTGAGCGCGGTGCGGAAATCGGCCAGAGACCATGCGGGGTCTCCCAGTTTTAGCGATACCGGATGCCCCGCAAACGTGGCCTCTGTCAGCCAGGCGTCCATCAACCCCTCAGGGTTGGCGAACACAATGTCGCCCCAGGCGCGCGACGCCTGCCCGGAGAGACCATTCAACTGCCGGGTGATGGTCACCGGCTCGATGATCACTCCATCGTAGGTGGTGTGGGCTGGTGAATCGGATGCGTGGGAGATGTAGCCGGAGCGGGACAGTCGCAGCATTTCAATGGCGTCGTGGCGATAGGCATGGGCTTCCAGCAACAGCTCTCTTGCCGCAGCCGGATTCGCCAGCCACGCTTGGTATTCTGAATCTGAGATGGTCATGAGAGTTGCGATGCGCGCAGTTGGGAGAGAGATGCGGTTGTGGCGGATGCCGCCTGCTCTTTACCGGCAGCGATGAGCTGCTGAGTTTGGCGTTCCACCGTTTGAGTGAGAAACGCCACGTCGGCGCGCAACTCGGAGACTTCGTTGCGCAGGGCGTCGGATTCGGCGGCAGGGGTGGATTGATTGCTTGGAAGCAGCCCCGACAGATCCTGCCGCACCGAATCGAAGATGCTCTTGTAGCCCGCCCCGCTGGCGTATTGATCACGGGCCTCGGTGAGGTAGCCCTGCGCGAGATTGGGCAGTTGAGTGATGGCGTCAATATCGCCGTTGTAGGCGCGCTGCACCACGCCATTGTATGCGGTTCGGGCCAGATCCAGCTGCTCCGCCTGGGTCAGGGTGGAGAGATTCCCCGTCTCCAGCCCCAGCAGCGTGTTATTGATTCCCTGTAGGGCGCTCTGCATTCTCACGCTCACGCCATTGGCGGTGGCCACAGCCTGCTCGGCGTACTGCTCCTCTATGGCCTGCTTTTTGGTCAGGTAGAGCTCCGTCAGCTCCAGGGTCTGTTGTTGATGCTGTTCAGCAAGAGATTGCTGCTCTGCATACCACCGCTCCAGTTCTTCCAGCGCCTGGGCCCTGGGATCGGTCATCCCCAGCAGCTCACGCCTGATCGACTCCGACCATTGCAACGCCTGCCGCTGTTGCGCGTCCAGAGAATCGAGCGCCTCTTCATCCAATGCGGGAGCGATCTGCGCATACTCCTCTTGAATGGCATGCTGTCTGGCGCGATAGAGCGCCGTCAGGTCCCCGGTCTGTTGTTGATACTGCTCCGCCTGGGCCAACTGCTCGGTATACCAGTCGTCCAACTCCTCAAACGCCAGCGCCATGGGGTCCATCACCCCAAGTAGATCCCGGCGGATTCCTTCCGCCCACTGCAACGCCGCGCGCTCTGCTGCGGTGACATCCTCCGAGGCCACTTCCGGGATGATGCGATACTGCTCTCTGAGCGCCTCCAATTGCGCGGTGTGCAGATCCGACAACGCCTGAGCGCCCATCTCCACCGCTTCAGCGGCCTTGATCTGGCCAGCTTGCTGCTCTTGCAGCTGTTTGAGCGCAAAG encodes:
- a CDS encoding phage tail protein, translated to MTISDSEYQAWLANPAAARELLLEAHAYRHDAIEMLRLSRSGYISHASDSPAHTTYDGVIIEPVTITRQLNGLSGQASRAWGDIVFANPEGLMDAWLTEATFAGHPVSLKLGDPAWSLADFRTALTGVGGRLSYAGAALRLEVHDHGATLDRPVQSNLLTSGPETDNPKPLLYGRVYNTSPVLIDATVRVYQLHDGALQSVDAVRDNGVLLTAVTDYSVDLANGAITLVSEPAGQITVDAVSTTQTAADIIEALVTREALTSGDLDADAFAALNTLCPQPLGLYIRQRRNLVDAIQEVAASVGAWWGFTRLGKFTVGRMPDLSTPGDPVLDLGPDDLHAEIPRHEPLDAPPWRIRLGYHRHWTVQDADGLAGSVSAEARAAFSQEYSTASASDAAIQTQWSLASDPDQIPALLADEADASTEASRRLTQNQSARHKWTFRTQAGALAADLGDVVRITHPHIPSWENGRSGIVTALRETPSDNHIDITLVTS